In Lodderomyces elongisporus chromosome 1, complete sequence, a genomic segment contains:
- the UME6 gene encoding DNA-binding transcriptional regulator ume6, producing the protein MDSLHHSPSSSPSSPGADDTICLDTSIANSSSPIKPSPSMNATVQASVQANRTIYDMANTMANTMPNIDYYQLDLGAFEQQQLQQQQQQQQQQQLQQLQTQIQLPPQFQHHHDLHPQQQQQHQQQLQLQLQVQLDQSQHQLSTLDDMNKSQNLTTLLSTLPRPPPINMDLPSRASSRMSQNTVNFQGQYLDSRQVALDNEQYEVTKPYFEDFQQQPLSQDLSQLSTFSQPESSGPTQPSHDSLSFSREVARDVKGEEGEEEKKREEKVIDAPAGEEEGSFTQPQNFYNLSAVDPNNSFVYSVSNQSFEGFHDESQQYDEEAFNVFQIANASMESLPVNNQLRGGLHHQDYQHYQHHHYHPHHLNQSFQYHENVPNHYILQVDEAYVQTNSPHASGSLELTPSAQRQLSLPNQDSSGNFDRGVDDDKDEFIPLSSSSSANFHSNFNSTPVPRSTPLRHGSLPTDTPSSNQRPPYAKHSTLHSTPTLLSSQHTNRIVKKSSLSRLNTSSRKNLNMLSQSLITPTESTTSSPLSNAAFNRSLQNLATNPPTYLQQPQSSAPSSASSSSAPASASIAVPIPASIPASLSAPASAIQLQHPQLPHAEGQHPQTPLQLQSARIPSDSSNSSSTFSRGLPVTNIYRHNESDGSSNSSFYSEPSLLARKNEAKNKDLGTRNLRARKSKANLKSAKEGVKKEVKNVQASSKTERASKKAGASKDRLANGNVIDKNVKGERNEKEKNNEEEEREGEPEEERAVVDVVVDAQENYYESFDDDPEYTTTFHQSLDRNSSILYDKAQRASQEGNDRPKKFTRRRLLPRSKKGCWICRIKHLKCNEVTPSCGACDRFGITCDYSDTKPEYVTNPVLREEKLKELAMIRKNFQAQTRVPKGRKKAN; encoded by the coding sequence ATGGATAGTTTGCACCACAGCCCATCATCTTCGCCATCTTCTCCAGGAGCTGACGATACAATTTGCTTAGATACCTCAATTGCCAACTCCTCCTCGCCTATCAAACCTTCGCCCAGCATGAATGCAACAGTACAAGCACTGGTACAGGCCAACAGAACCATATACGACATGGCAAATACCATGGCAAATACTATGCCAAATATTGATTACTATCAGTTGGACTTGGGGGCATttgagcaacaacaactacaacagcagcaacaacagcaacagcaacaacaattacaaCAATTGCAAACTCAGATACAATTGCCGCCACAGTTTCAACACCATCACGACCTCCacccacaacaacaacagcaacatcagcagcaattgcaattgcaattgcagGTGCAATTGGACCAAAGCCAACACCAGTTGTCGACTTTAGATGACATGAACAAATCTCAAAATCTCACCACTTTGTTATCGACTTTACCTCGCCCGCCACCTATAAATATGGATCTACCGTCAAGAGCCTCATCAAGGATGTCGCAAAACACAGTTAACTTTCAAGGTCAATATTTGGATTCCAGACAGGTAGCACTTGATAACGAGCAATACGAGGTAACAAAACCTTACTTTGAAGactttcaacaacaaccctTGAGTCAAGATTTGAGCCAGCTTTCAACCTTTCTGCAACCAGAGAGTTCTGGTCCCACACAACCTTCACATGATTCTTTGTCCTTTAGCAGAGAGGTTGCCAGAGATgtaaaaggagaagaaggagaggaagagaaaaaaagagaagaaaaagttaTAGATGCACCAGCGGGAGAGGAAGAAGGATCATTCACACAGCCACAAAACTTTTACAACCTCAGCGCCGTTGATCCCAATAATAGCTTTGTTTATTCCGTTTCAAATCAGTCTTTTGAAGGTTTTCACGATGAAAGCCAGCAATACGATGAAGAAGCGTTCAATGTATTTCAAATTGCAAATGCATCGATGGAGTCTTTACCTGTCAATAACCAGTTAAGAGGAGGTTTACACCATCAAGATTACCAACATTACCAGcatcaccactaccacccgCACCATCTCAACCAGAGTTTCCAATACCACGAGAATGTGCCCAATCACTACATACTACAAGTTGATGAGGCTTATGTTCAAACTAATTCACCACATGCTCTGGGCTCCCTCGAATTAACTCCCTCAGCCCAACGACAACTTTCCTTACCAAATCAAGATAGTTCAGGAAACTTTGATAGAggtgttgatgatgataaagaTGAATTTATACCATTAtcgtcttcatcatctGCTAATTTTCAttccaatttcaattctaCACCGGTGCCACGTAGTACCCCTTTACGTCACGGCTCTCTTCCAACAGATACTCCATCCAGTAACCAGAGACCTCCCTATGCCAAACATTCTACTTTACACTCAACTCCTACATTGTTGTCGAGTCAGCACACGAATCGAATTGTCAAAAAGTCGTCCCTCTCAAGACTAAACACTTCTTCGAggaaaaatttaaacaTGTTGCTGCAGTCATTGATAACACCAACAGAATCAACAACTTCTTCTCCCTTGTCTAATGCAGCGTTTAATCGATCATTGCAAAATCTAGCCACAAACCCACCTACATATTtgcaacaaccacaatcaTCTGCCCCTTCTTccgcttcttcttcttcagcaccagcatcagcatcaatAGCTGTACCAATACCTGCATCAATACCTGCTTCTCTATCCGCACCGGCATCTGCAATTCAACTTCAGCATCCGCAACTTCCACACGCAGAAGGTCAGCATCCCCAAACACCTCTTCAGCTTCAGTCAGCAAGAATACCTTCGGATTCGTCAAACTCATCATCCACATTTTCCCGAGGCTTACCTGTGACAAACATATATCGCCACAATGAGTCTGACGGTTCTTCGAACTCGTCTTTTTACTCAGAGCCTTCATTGTTGGCACGTAAGAATGAGGCAAAGAATAAGGATTTGGGTACAAGAAATTTGAGAGCAAGAAAATCGAAAgcaaatttgaaaagtgCAAAGGAGGGCGTGAAAAAGGAGGTAAAGAATGTGCAAGCATCTTCAAAAACTGAACGTGCTTCGAAAAAAGCCGGTGCAAGTAAAGACAGATTAGCTAATGGCAACGTAATTGATAAAAACGTCAAAGGTGAgagaaatgaaaaggaaaaaaataacgaGGAGGAGGAGCGGGAGGGGGAGCCGGAGGAGGAGAGGGCGGTGGTGGATGTTGTAGTAGATGCTCAGGAAAACTATTACGAGTCCTTTGATGATGATCCCGAGTATACCACCACTTTTCATCAGTCTTTGGACAGGAACCTGTCGATTCTTTATGACAAAGCGCAGCGCGCATCACAAGAAGGTAACGATAGACCCAAGAAATTTACTCGTAGAAGGTTACTACCTCGTTCCAAGAAGGGGTGTTGGATTTGTCGAATCAAACACTTGAAGTGCAACGAAGTCACACCCTCGTGCGGTGCCTGTGATAGATTTGGCATCACTTGTGATTATAGTGACACTAAGCCGGAGTATGTAACTAATCCAGTGTtgagagaagagaaattgaagGAGTTGGCAATGATAAGGAAGAATTTTCAAGCGCAAACCAGAGTTCccaaaggaagaaaaaaagcaaattaA